The following coding sequences lie in one Vicugna pacos chromosome 5, VicPac4, whole genome shotgun sequence genomic window:
- the SH3BP4 gene encoding SH3 domain-binding protein 4 yields the protein MAAQRIRAANSSGLPRCKSEGTLIDLSEGFSESSFNDVKVPSPSALLADNPTPFGNAKEVVAIKDYCPTNFTTLKFSKGDHLYVLDTSGGEWWYAHNTTEMGYIPSSYVQPLNYRNSTLSDSGMIDNLPDSPDEAAKALDLLGGWAEDKKGPSRPYSNNPFWNGVQTNPFLNGNVPAMPSSVDELTPKSTVDLLLFDTGTSAFTESSSATTNSIGDIFDELPATHRLHTEPPVKRDNPFFRSKRSYSLSELSVLQAKSDAPASSGFFTGLKSPAPEQFQSREDFRAAWLSHRKLARSCHDLDLLGQSPGWGQTQAVETNIVCKLDSSGGAVQLPDTNISIHVPEGHVAPGETQQISMKALLDPPLELNSDRCSSVSPVLEVKLSTLEVKTHLILEMKVSAEVKNDIFSKSTVGLQCLRSDSKEGPYVPIPLTYSYGDTVQVQLDNLEPCMYLAIVAHGPNILYPSTVWDFIHKKVTVGLYGPKHIHPSFKTVVTIFGHDCAPKTLLVSEVTRQAPSPAPVALQLWGKHQFVLSRPQDLQVCMFSNMTNYEVRASEQAKAVRGFQVKLGKVSRLIFPITCQNPGELSDFTLRVQVKDDQEAILTQFCVQTPQPPPKSAIKPSGQRRFLKKNEVGKIILSPFAATTKYPTFQDRPVSSLKFGKLLKTVVRQSKNHYLLEYKKGDTIALLSEEKVRLKGQLWTKEWYIGYHQGRVGLVHAKNVLVVGKARPSLLSGPELSTSVLLEQILRPCKFLTYIYASVRTLLMENVSSWRSFADALGYGDLPLTCFCRAELDSEPERVASVLEKLKEDCNNTENKDRKSFQKELMMALLKMDCQGLVVRLIQDFVLLTTAVEVAQRWRELAEKLAKVSKQQMDAYESPHRDRNGVVDSEAMWKPAYDFLLTWSHQVGDSYRDVIQELHLGLDKMKNPITKRWKHLTGTLILVNSLDILRAAAFSPVDHDHDDFVI from the exons ATGGCAGCTCAGCGGATCCGAGCTGCCAACTCCAGCGGCCTCCCGCGGTGCAAGTCCGAGGGCACCTTGATCGACCTGAGCGAAGGGTTTTCAGAATCGAGCTTTAACGATGTGAAAG TGCCTTCTCCCAGTGCCTTGCTAGCAGACAATCCCACGCCTTTCGGAAATGCAAAGGAAGTGGTCGCCATCAAGGACTACTGCCCAACCAACTTCACCACCCTGAAGTTCTCCAAGGGGGACCACCTCTACGTCCTGGACACGTCGGGCGGGGAGTGGTGGTACGCACACAACACCACGGAGATGGGCTACATCCCTTCCTCCTACGTGCAGCCCCTGAACTACCGGAACTCCACGCTGAGTGACAGTGGGATGATCGACAATCTTCCAGACAGCCCCGATGAGGCAGCCAAGGCGCTGGATCTGCTCGGAGGGTGGGCAGAAGACAAGAAGGGGCCAAGCAGACCCTACAGTAACAACCCTTTCTGGAACGGGGTCCAGACCAACCCGTTCCTCAATGGGAACGTGCCGGCGATGCCCAGCAGCGTGGACGAGCTGACTCCCAAGAGCACCGTGGACCTGCTCCTCTTCGACACGGGCACGTCCGCTTTCACCGAGTCCAGCTCTGCGACCACCAACAGCATCGGCGACATCTTCGACGAGCTGCCGGCCACACACCGACTCCACACGGAGCCGCCGGTCAAGCGGGACAACCCGTTCTTCCGAAGCAAACGTTCCTACAGCCTGTCGGAACTCTCCGTCCTCCAAGCCAAGTCCGACGCGCCCGCGTCTTCGGGGTTTTTCACAGGCTTGAAATCGCCGGCCCCCGAGCAGTTCCAGAGCCGGGAAGACTTCCGCGCCGCCTGGCTGAGCCACCGGAAGCTGGCCCGGTCTTGCCACGACTTGGACTTGCTGGGCCAGAGTCCCGGGTGGGGCCAGACCCAGGCGGTGGAGACGAACATCGTGTGCAAGCTGGATAGTTCGGGGGGCGCCGTGCAGCTCCCCGACACCAACATCAGCATCCACGTGCCCGAAGGCCACGTGGCCCCAGGGGAGACGCAGCAGATCTCCATGAAGGCCCTGCTGGACCCCCCGCTGGAACTCAACAGCGACAGGTGCAGCAGCGTCAGCCCGGTGCTGGAGGTGAAGCTGAGCACCCTGGAGGTGAAGACCCATCTCATCTTGGAGATGAAGGTTTCAGCCGAGgtgaaaaatgacattttcagcaaaaGCACAGTGGGCCTCCAGTGCCTGAGGAGCGACTCAAAGGAAGGGCCATATGTCCCCATCCCACTCACCTACAGCTACGGGGACACGGTCCAGGTCCAGCTGGACAACCTGGAGCCCTGCATGTACCTGGCCATCGTTGCCCACGGCCCGAACATCCTCTACCCTTCCACGGTCTGGGACTTCATCCATAAAAAAGTCACCGTGGGTCTCTATGGCCCCAAACACATTCACCCATCCTTCAAGACGGTGGTGACCATTTTTGGGCATGATTGTGCCCCCAAGACGCTACTGGTCAGCGAGGTCACCCGCCAGGccccgagccctgccccagtgGCGCTGCAGCTCTGGGGCAAGCACCAGTTCGTCTTGTCCCGGCCCCAGGATCTCCAGGTCTGCATGTTCTCCAACATGACCAACTACGAGGTCAGAGCCAGTGAGCAGGCCAAAGCTGTGCGCGGGTTCCAGGTGAAGCTGGGCAAGGTCAGCCGCCTCATCTTCCCCATCACCTGCCAGAACCCTGGCGAGCTCTCCGACTTCACCTTGAGGGTGCAGGTGAAAGACGACCAGGAGGCCATCCTGACCCAGTTTTGCGTCCAGACGCCCCAGCCCCCTCCAAAAAGTGCCATCAAGCCATCCGGGCAGAGACGGTTTCTCAAGAAGAACGAAGTTGGCAAGATCATTCTGTCCCCGTTCGCCGCCACCACCAAGTACCCGACTTTCCAGGACCGCCCCGTGTCCAGCCTCAAGTTCGGCAAGTTACTCAAGACGGTGGTGCGGCAGAGCAAGAACCACTACCTGCTGGAGTACAAGAAGGGCGACACCATCGCCCTGCTCAGCGAGGAGAAGGTCCGGCTGAAGGGCCAGCTGTGGACCAAGGAGTGGTACATCGGCTACCACCAGGGCCGGGTGGGCCTCGTGCACGCCAAGAACGTGCTCGTGGTGGGCAAGGCCCGGCCCAGCCTCCTCTCCGGGCCCGAGCTGAGCACGTCGGTGCTGCTGGAGCAGATCCTGCGACCCTGCAAGTTCCTCACCTACATCTACGCCTCGGTGCGCACGCTGCTCATGGAGAACGTCAGCAGCTGGCGCTCCTTCGCCGACGCCCTGGGCTACGGCGACCTGCCACTCACCTGCTTCTGCCGCGCCGAGCTGGACAGCGAGCCCGAGCGCGTGGCGTCCGTTCTGGAGAAGCTGAAGGAGGACTGTAACAACACGGAGAACAAGGACCGCAAGTCCTTCCAGAAGGAGCTCATGATG GCCCTACTGAAGATGGACTGCCAGGGCCTGGTGGTCAGGCTCATCCAGGACTTCGTGCTCCTGACCACAGCGGTCGAGGTGGCGCAGCGCTGGAGGGAGCTGGCTGAGAAGCTGGCCAAGGTGTCCAAGCAGCAGATGGATGCGTACGAGTCCCCCCACCGGGACAGGAACGGGGTCGTGGACAGCGAG GCCATGTGGAAACCCGCGTACGACTTTCTACTCACCTGGAGCCACCAGGTCGGGGACAGCTACCGGGATGTCATCCAGGAGCTGCACCTGGGCCTGGACAAGATGAAAAACCCAATCACCAAGCGCTGGAAACACCTCACGGGAACCCTGATCCTGGTGAACTCCCTGGACATCTTGCGAGCAGCCGCCTTCAGTCCTGTGGACCATGACCATGACGACTTTGTGATTTGA